A part of Perca fluviatilis chromosome 15, GENO_Pfluv_1.0, whole genome shotgun sequence genomic DNA contains:
- the ndel1b gene encoding nuclear distribution protein nudE-like 1-B isoform X2, whose translation MDKEMIPKFTSKDEEVDYWKSQALKYKKSCYDAQEELQEFQEGSRELEAELEAQLGQAEHRLRDLHIENERLKNEMANLKEKLEHQYAQSYKQVSMLEDDLGQTRSIKEQLHKYVRELEQANDDLERAKRATIVSLEDFEGRLNQAIERNAFLESELDEKESLLVSVQRLKDEARDLRQELAVRERTTDRMSAPSSPTSDIDKMDSAVQASLSLPATPVGKSIEHPFISSKALTNGCGNSSLTPSARISALNIVGDLLRKVGALESKIAACRKFAKDQAARKNYSTDNGKLLNSNATKFSHSLHTTYFDKTTVNGLDPSSLTTSRAVSPPGMLPLSV comes from the exons ATGGACAAAGAGATGATTCCCAAATTCACGTCAAAGGATGAGGAAGTTGATTACTGGAAGTCCCAAGCCCTCAAATATAAGAAAAG TTGCTATGATGCCCAGGAGGAACTGCAGGAGTTCCAGGAAGGGAGCCGGGAGCTGGAAGCTGAGTTGGAGGCACAGCTTGGCCAGGCCGAACACCGCCTTCGAGACCTCCACATTGAAAACGAGAGACTGAAGAACGAGATGGCCAACCTCAAG GAGAAACTGGAGCATCAGTATGCCCAGAGCTACAAACAGGTTTCTATGCTAGAGGATGACCTGGGCCAGACACGCAGCATCAAGGAGCAGCTCCACAAATACGTCCGAGAGCTTGAGCAGGCCAACGATGACCTGGAGAGAGCCAAAAG GGCAACAATAGTGTCTCTTGAGGACTTTGAGGGCCGTTTAAACCAGGCCATTGAGAGAAATGCCTTCCTGGAAAGTGAGCTGGATGAGAAAGAGTCCCTTCTAGTATCTGTGCAGCGGCTGAAAGATGAAGCACGAG ACCTGAGACAGGAGCTGGCAGTACGGGAGCGGACTACAGACAGGATGTCAGCACCCAGCTCACCCACCTCAGACATCGACAAGATGGATTCTGCAGTACAGGCTTCTTTATCCCTCCCAGCCACACCCGTAGGAAAGAGCATAGAGCACCCCTTCATCAGCTCAAAAG CATTGACCAATGGCTGTGGAAACTCATCCCTCACTCCTTCTGCTAGAATCTCAGCTCTTAATATTGTTGGCGATCTCCTGAGGAAAGTTGGG GCTTTGGAGTCCAAAATCGCCGCCTGTAGGAAGTTTGCCAAAGACCAGGCAGCAAGAAAAAATTACTCCACAGACAATGGCAAACTCCTCAACAGCAATGCCACAAAGTTCTCTcactctctacataccacttaCTTTGACAAAAC GACTGTAAATGGATTGGACCCCAGTTCCTTGACGACATCCAGAGCCGTGTCTCCACCAGGCATGCTGCCTCTGAGTGTGTGA
- the ndel1b gene encoding nuclear distribution protein nudE-like 1-B isoform X1 has translation MDKEMIPKFTSKDEEVDYWKSQALKYKKRDHSLCSGRQQRCFCYDAQEELQEFQEGSRELEAELEAQLGQAEHRLRDLHIENERLKNEMANLKEKLEHQYAQSYKQVSMLEDDLGQTRSIKEQLHKYVRELEQANDDLERAKRATIVSLEDFEGRLNQAIERNAFLESELDEKESLLVSVQRLKDEARDLRQELAVRERTTDRMSAPSSPTSDIDKMDSAVQASLSLPATPVGKSIEHPFISSKALTNGCGNSSLTPSARISALNIVGDLLRKVGALESKIAACRKFAKDQAARKNYSTDNGKLLNSNATKFSHSLHTTYFDKTTVNGLDPSSLTTSRAVSPPGMLPLSV, from the exons ATGGACAAAGAGATGATTCCCAAATTCACGTCAAAGGATGAGGAAGTTGATTACTGGAAGTCCCAAGCCCTCAAATATAAGAAAAG AGACCACAGTCTGTGTTCGGGTAGGCAGCAGAGGTGCTT TTGCTATGATGCCCAGGAGGAACTGCAGGAGTTCCAGGAAGGGAGCCGGGAGCTGGAAGCTGAGTTGGAGGCACAGCTTGGCCAGGCCGAACACCGCCTTCGAGACCTCCACATTGAAAACGAGAGACTGAAGAACGAGATGGCCAACCTCAAG GAGAAACTGGAGCATCAGTATGCCCAGAGCTACAAACAGGTTTCTATGCTAGAGGATGACCTGGGCCAGACACGCAGCATCAAGGAGCAGCTCCACAAATACGTCCGAGAGCTTGAGCAGGCCAACGATGACCTGGAGAGAGCCAAAAG GGCAACAATAGTGTCTCTTGAGGACTTTGAGGGCCGTTTAAACCAGGCCATTGAGAGAAATGCCTTCCTGGAAAGTGAGCTGGATGAGAAAGAGTCCCTTCTAGTATCTGTGCAGCGGCTGAAAGATGAAGCACGAG ACCTGAGACAGGAGCTGGCAGTACGGGAGCGGACTACAGACAGGATGTCAGCACCCAGCTCACCCACCTCAGACATCGACAAGATGGATTCTGCAGTACAGGCTTCTTTATCCCTCCCAGCCACACCCGTAGGAAAGAGCATAGAGCACCCCTTCATCAGCTCAAAAG CATTGACCAATGGCTGTGGAAACTCATCCCTCACTCCTTCTGCTAGAATCTCAGCTCTTAATATTGTTGGCGATCTCCTGAGGAAAGTTGGG GCTTTGGAGTCCAAAATCGCCGCCTGTAGGAAGTTTGCCAAAGACCAGGCAGCAAGAAAAAATTACTCCACAGACAATGGCAAACTCCTCAACAGCAATGCCACAAAGTTCTCTcactctctacataccacttaCTTTGACAAAAC GACTGTAAATGGATTGGACCCCAGTTCCTTGACGACATCCAGAGCCGTGTCTCCACCAGGCATGCTGCCTCTGAGTGTGTGA
- the LOC120574947 gene encoding RING finger protein 222, whose product MAFHKEDSQEDARECPVCYECLSGTERTLSCGHVFCHDCLVKTLVSINSSTLRDTIVCPICRHLTFIKKQKEALVSLVADKDPDEVQTLEVPLPPPRQLQSARRHFTDRLPREVNWIARCFRGMSEGIRRHRLISPSHNASQIFIISTQGRPMAEDDALSVVMTVVQPQRRRRRRICTTARCLLVLLSAFTILALVAATLPWVLLA is encoded by the coding sequence ATGGCATTTCATAAGGAAGATAGCCAGGAGGACGCGCGAGAGTGTCCAGTGTGCTACGAGTGTCTGTCGGGCACAGAGAGGACTCTGAGCTGCGGACATGTATTCTGCCACGACTGTCTGGTCAAAACGCTGGTCAGCATCAACAGCAGCACTCTCAGAGACACTATTGTTTGCCCTATCTGCCGACATCTTACGTTCATCAAGAAACAAAAGGAAGCGCTCGTGTCCCTCGTGGCGGACAAGGATCCAGATGAAGTGCAGACCCTGGAGGTGCCTCTCCCGCCACCGAGACAGCTCCAGAGCGCACGGCGCCACTTCACGGACCGTTTACCGAGGGAAGTTAATTGGATTGCTCGCTGCTTTAGGGGAATGTCTGAAGGAATTCGTCGACATAGGTTGATTAGCCCCAGCCATAATGCATCTCAGATCTTTATCATAAGCACTCAGGGGCGACCCATGGCTGAAGACGATGCGCTCAGTGTTGTGATGACTGTGGTTCAACCCCAGCGCAGGCGAAGGCGCAGGATTTGCACAACTGCACGATGCCTGCTTGTTTTGCTGTCAGCATTTACTATACTGGCACTGGTGGCTGCAACTTTACCCTGGGTTTTGTTGGCATAG